Part of the Capricornis sumatraensis isolate serow.1 chromosome 9, serow.2, whole genome shotgun sequence genome, GGGAGAAACCGTCCCAGACCCCAACATCTAACGTGCCTGAAACCTAGGAACCGCCCGGCCCAGGCCCTCTTCAAGCCGTCTCAGCTTTGTCATCAAGGTGGCTCTGAACCCCACATCCTCAACTAGCcagaccacccccctcccccgccccgctccccggGCAAGTGCTCTGCCACACACCCCTGCAGTTATCCAGCCCGTGTGAAAGCAAGAGATGTTTATTAAGATTTTATTGGTGACAAAAGAGCTTAAAACAAATTGACCAAAAACCAAAAGTTACATTGCCTTGGTACAGATGTTTTTCTAATTTGGGGAACTTATAGTGACTGCTGCTAAggtggagaaaaaaagcaaacagcacAAAGCAGAGGCAAAGCATTCCCAGGAACAGAACAGGGTGGTGGGTGTGTCACCCACGGGACGGCACACGAGGGGTCACAGCAGAAACCTATCCAAACTATGCAGCTACCAAAAGAAGCGGGGGCCGAAGGCCCTGCAGCGAAGGTGATAAACAAGAGGCCTGCCAGAGGCGGCAGCCCGTGCCCCGCCCTCCTGAGTGCCAGAGGAATGGGGCCTGCGTCCCCTCTCTCCTGTGTGCCAGCTGGAGGCTGTGGGATAAGGCACACTGGGAGGGGGATGGTGGGGTCAGGGGCACCAGGGCCTGGACAGGCAGGGTTAGGGCTAGATGGTCCCCAACCAGGGCCGGCCAAGGAGGCTAATACCCCACCATGTGCGAAGAGCTGGGCGTCAGGGGTCCGCAGGCAGCAACAATAACTTCAAGTTGCAGTTCAGACCCAGGCAGAGGCCCCATGTAACACCTGATGTGACGAATTCTTTCACGCCCTTTAGCACAAATTCAACTTATTTTGGAAACTTACTCCTGTCTCTCTCCCACAAATGACCCCACCTCATCAAAGCTGTGCCTGTGTGTAGAGCGGCTCCAAACTAGTGGGGCAGGTGGGGAAcaaggtggaggtggggggacgTTCAGTGACTCCAACTGGCCTCAGGGATGGTGGGGGCCTCCCTGGGGACGGGGACGGGTCCTCCTGACTGCCGCCTTTCACCAAATCCTCAGGAAAGACCCTGGGGAAGCAGCAGCTGGCCAGGGATCAGCCACCTTCCAGCCTTCTGGCCTCATAGCCAGTCCCGCCTGAAGCCCCTCCTGTGGGGCCAAGTCCACAGTGCACGGGAGGCGCTCTGCTTCTTGGGAGTCCAGCAGAGCCTCGGAGCTGCCTGCCCGGCCCAGGACTGTGCTCCCTCACTGCCCTGATGCGCTGGGAGAAGCTGCTGGAAGCTAAGAACTGAAAACAATCCTCGGCCCATCGCAGGTGTTGATTCTAATCTTGAGTTGTGTTGGCATGTTTAAACTTCGTTTCTGGAAGCTTCTCGCATCTCCCAGGCCCACCACTAAGATTTGAGAGACAAACTCAGCAAAGTATATTTTTCAGTACTCcttagaaagaatttttaaaaaacaaacagaaaaacacaaaccACCATATTTTCTTGAAATGAAAACCCTCCTAGAACGCAGGCAGCATGAGCGCGGCGGTATCAGAGCCGGTGTGGACAGAACCCACACTCTGCAGGGCTCTCCCGGCACGGCCACCACTGCAAGCAGCCTGCTCAGCACAGAAACGCCAAGTTTTTTCCTGCTAAAACGTAGTCCCCtttcaataaaagagaaaagtaaagaaagaacagAGGAAAGGGCTACTCTGAGATGAGGGTCTTCCTCCCTCCGCCCTGGTCGCAGACCCAGGTGTGGATACGGCGGGCGAGCTGGGCTCCTCGCGAGCGGGGCTGGCGGGGCTCGCTGGCGGCGGTCCTCCGCGGCCGCCCCACCTCCCGCGCTCCCTTCCGGCTCCTTGCCGCCACGTGCCAGCAGTGGGCGCTCGCTCTGTCTCGGGCTCCTCTCTCCCTCGGGTGCTCCTCTCCCTCCTGTTGCTCACAGTGGTGCTTCAGTTTTAGCAGTGGAAAACAggtatccatttatttttattttttattacccaGAATAAGATGCTGATGGACTAAGCCACATAGCTTAGCTCTTCCGCTGCCACCTgtcagggagagagggagggcaaGAGGCTTTAGAACAGGTGGGAGCCAGGGCAGCTCACAGACATGGCCTGGAAGGCTCCCCCATTCCAGTGGCCAGCTGGGAGCCTGGACCACTGACTTCCCACCCAGAGAGAAGGTGGCTGAGAGTCACGGCTGCTGGGCCTTGTGCAATCAAcagccccacccctgctcccagcATCACCAGCTCCCGCAGCCCCTGGTCACTGGCGGGTGGGGCAGGCCCAAGGCCTTCTAACTCCACTCTGGCCTTGTTATGGGCAGACAACCAGGACACGGGGCCCTCGAGGGACCGAGACGCACACCCAGAGGCGCCGCAGGCACCCAGGGGCTGGGCCCTCTCCACCCTCGTGACCAGCCTTGTCAGGGTGAGGGGACACTCTGCCTCCTGGCTGCCCACCAGAAGCAGCActaagaccctctggagaagccTGTGGCAGAGGAGCGCGCATGCATCTCACATCCCCTGCAGCTGAGCAGAGGCACCGGGACCCAGAGTGACAGGCAACAGGGTGGGCGGGCCCCTGGAGGACTCGAGACCCACACCTCCTCCAGAGGCCAGCTTGCCTTCTAGTACTGGGACAGCCCCGTCACTCCACCGTGCTGGTACGCCCGCTCGCCCTGGTATGTGGAGTCTTGCGACAGCGCCACGTCGATCTGTGACTTAAACTCATCCCCAAGGTAACTGTCCTGCGAGACAAGGTTGGAGAGAGCAGCACTGAGTCGAGGAAGCGCATTCATCCTCCCAGCCGTGAGAACCTGCTCTGTGTCCAAGCCGCCACTAGCCCCAAGGAACCATCTGGAAGCTTACCTCGAAGCCCAAGCGGCAGGAAGCCCACACTGGCTACCTCACCACTGGAGATGTGCTACCCAGGACTGCGCGTGGAGCGTTCTAGACCCACAGTCCCAACGCGGAGGTCGTTAGGGGAGAGTGGCTCCCTGGGCGGCTCTGACCCCTGCGGGTGTGCGCTGCTTCACGCTCACGTGGCCAGGGCTCACCTGGGACAGCTCAGGCTGGGAGAGGCCGGGCTGGCTCATCTGGGAGGGCTGGCTCATGGAGATGTAGCCTTGGGTCAGGGCGCCCTGGGAGAAGGGCTGGGACGCCACATCCTGGCTGGCCTGGCTGTTGGGGAGGTTCGTCTGACTGGGCCCAGGAAGCCCAAAGCGGTTCTTCTGGCGCCCCCCACGACCAGTCTTGCCTTTTGGGGTGCCTCGGCCTGAAAGACAGCAGTCCAGGGTTCCCTGAAAGAGGTTCTGAGCCTCACAGACAAGCACGCCTGCTCAACCCTACGGTGTGACCCTAGCCCAGGCCAAACCGGCTTCCCACGGAATCCCGCTCAGTGCTCACCTGCGGCTGGCCCGTTAGCTTGTCCAAAATACCCCGGTGGTGGCATGGGCGGCATGACCAGGTTGAAGGGAATGGGGATGTTCATGGCAGCCACGTGGCTGGGGCCGGCACTGATCATGCCGATCTGGTCGTGGGTCTGGAAGTACATGTTCGAGGGCCGGCCTGTAAGACACAACATGAGCGGCAGGCGTCACACTGCATCCAAGCGAGTCCACTGCCCGCTGCTCTGCCCACAGCGGGAACGTCTGTCTTGTCCTCTCACTGCCGTCTGTCCCAGTGTTTCCTGGTGTGCTCTGACAGCAAAGTCACCTGATACAGAATCTCACAAcacatcctccccacccccaacagccTCCTGGGGCTGGTGTCTGGGAGTGAACTTTTTCTCCTGGGAGATTCTGGCAACCATTGGCCTATAGGGGATATGAAAAACGGAAACCAAGCTGCATTTCTGATTTCTTTAGATAGCCCTTTTTACTGCAAATGTTATATTACATGGTACCACTGCCACCCTGCCACCCCTAAGAAAAAGCCTAAGCTTGATACACCAGTGGATCTCACTGAAGACAAAAGCCCCCAGGGCAACCTTTGGTCAAGGAAGATCCACGGGGGCCTCAGGGATGAAGGATGGACCCAGGACACCCTCAGCTACACAGGGACAAATCAGATATGGTGACAAGATCTGTTGTTATTTAAGAACACAACCCCCAGTCTGAGCCTAACGACCAGAAGAACACTGCGGCAGGGAAAGGGTCTCAACGATTTCCTATGGAAGAGGGGCAGCCGGGGTCCACCTGCCCTGGAGAGGAATGGCAAGCATGCGGGAGGCCAAAGGCAGCTgcgagacgtgggcaggtggcaGAGACTACATGGGCGAGGCGCTGGCCCTCCACGACAGCTGGCTCAGGGAAGGGTCCCGGGAGGCAGGGACCTGTGGGATGAATGGGGACCTGCGACAGACTGCCGCCTCAGGCCGGAGGAGTCCCAGGCAGCAGGGCCAGGCTCGGCCTTAGCACACAGTACACAAAAGCCTCACCCAGCTAGAGAGGCGGTGCGCCCAACCCTGAGGTCTGACAGACGGAGCTGAAGTTCAGGGAAAGCAGCAAAACCTGAGACGAGGCTGCAGGTGTGACCCTCCCAACGGAGGAGAGCAAAGGGCAGGCAGGGTGGGGTTAGGGCGTAGAAGCAAACTGACCAAGCTACAAGATTTGCTGAGACACCACTGCGTACGCAGagctgtattattttaaaaacatctgtCATTTGAGAAATTGCCCAAGACCAATTATTTGATTTCAAGCAAGCGAAGCTGAGAAAGAACTCACTGTCAGGCAGGTTTCTGTGGACAGAGGCATGAGAGGTCACTCAGGAGTGACAGGGCTGGAAGGTGTGGGCGTGGGAACAGTCAACAAGTGCGGGGCCAGGCGGTCCCCTGCAGAGACTCACCCTGGCTGCTCCGGTCGTAGACCGACCCTGGGATGATGGCCTCCCGGGCATCATACATGGCTGTCGTCATGAAGCGGGCTCCCTGCAGAGGGTTTAGGTCAGTGAGGAATTTGTCATGCTGACAGGAGGAGGAACTTTTCAAACACCTGGTGGCCTGGGAGGTGGCCAAGCTGCACACACAGATGACAACCCAGAGGCTGGCCACTCGTGCGCTCCGGGCTTCGTCCACCTTTCCGCGCCTGACCCGGCCTTTGATGCCCAACAGCTCAGGCAGCACCCACTCCTTAAGCCCCAGAGCACCATGGGTTTACCAAGCTCCCAGCTGCTTGGGTCTGACTGTGAGCGGCTGGGTGCCACCTGTGACACAGTGTTCCACAAGGACCAAGAAGAGAGAAGCCTCAGAGCACCTGAGACACCTGGCGTGGGAGCTCTGCAGGGACAGGCTAGCACGCACCGCTTCTCTTCACACACTGACACTCTCAGCCCACCCCCAGCTCGTACTCGTCCCAAGTCCCACGTGCCGTCACTCGCGGCCACAGGCCCAGAACACCGGCCCGGGAGAAGGGGTTCCCAGCAGTCTCGCCCTGCCCGTGGCAGGCGCTCACCGGGTTGATGGTGTTGACCAGCTTCCTGGGCTTGCTGAACTGCATGAGGCTCTCCCGCAGGTTGTTCAGGGGTCCCTCCACCAGCACCTTCTGCTCCTTGTAGTAGTTCAGCAGGTGGTTCCACAACGGCTGCTTGGACAGGGCCTTCGGGTTGCCCACGATAATGACCCCATATCTGCAAGAGATAGGCACCAAgagtttagtcaaagctatggctttccagtagtcatgaatggatgtgagaactggaccataaagaaggctaagcgccgaagatttgatgcttttgaactgcagtgttaagagaagactcttaaaagtcccttggactacaaggagatcaaaacagtcaatcctaaaggaaatcgaccacgaatattcattggaaggactgaaactaaagctccaatactttggctacctgatgcaaagaactgactcatttgaaaagaccctgatgctgggaaagattgaaggcaggagaagaagggatgacagaagatgagatggtccactgactcgatggacatgagtttgagcaagctctgggagttggtgatgcacagggaagcctggcgtgctgcagtccatggggtcgcaaaaagtcggacatgactgagagactgaactgaaagtacaaGGTGCCCAGGCAGCTCCCCTGGCACCCTGCCCACCATGCCCCTGTCTTCTCAGTGCACAGGAGCATTGAGAGCCACCCTCAACCTCCCTGCCTAGACGCCTGGCCTGCCTATGCAGCGCCCTCTGGGAATGCTGGGGATGGTTGCGTAACTGCGAACTGGGGTGACTTTTCACTGGATCCCATCCTGTAAGCTGCCAACCCTGCACATGGGTTTATTTGAGGGCAGGTTTCTGTTGAGCCCAGATGTCAAAACATCTCTGTGGGAAAATGAACTCAGAAACGAGTCTCTTCATTTGCAGACCTGAGTCAGCCTCCTGGGCAACTAAGTCACACGTGGCAGGGGCAGACTCCACAGCTGCCTCAGGCATTTTGATGGGCTGGGCACTTGATGCCCAAGCCAAGCTTCTGGGGGAAAGCTTACATTCATCAGCTGTTTCGGGGCTCCCCCGCCTATGCTGGCTACCAAATGAAAAGCAAGGTGCCCTCAGTGGGGAGGGAACCAACATGTGAATGTGAGTCCCGCTTGCAGCTGGTACAAGGGTGGCTGCTGTCTGGTTTCATGTGGGGGTGACATGGGGTCCACCTGATTCTCTGGGTCCCTCACTATTTCGAAAGTTATATTCCAGAGCTAAACAAGGCAACTGGACAGAAAGCCACCAGGACACAGAAACAAAGACCACTCACGGGCGAGAGGTCCTCTCCAGACTGCTGCTGGGAGCCCTCTGCCACGGCACTGCTGAGGCCCCTCTACTGCGCCCCGTGCCACAGCCCAAGGCGCGGCTGGGGTGTGAGAGCTGACAGGAAGAGAAGCAGGCTGGGAGCAGCTCTCAGGCCAACCCCTCCCAGCACTTTGGAAAGCCTCCTACGCACGAGGGGCCGCCCCTGCAAGATGCAGCTCTCCCTACCGTGCTCTGGTCAAGGCCACGTTCAGGCGCCTGGGGTCATTCAAGAATCCAATGCCTTGGTGCTCATTGGCCCGCACACAGGAGAGGATGATGAAGTCCTTCTCGCGGCCCTGGAACGCGTCCACACTGGCAATCTCCACCTCCTACAGGGGCAGTAAGCACGGTCAGCCAACAGGCTTCCTCCAAGGAGCCCTCAGGCTGCGCAAAGTCTGCCTAAATGCACCACCAAACCGCACGGCTGAGCCTGGGGCCTGAAGCCGGCAGGCGGtggagggcagggcctggggcgGGCCCGGCGGGGCAGGCGGGCACGCACCTGGTAGAGCTTGGTGTGCAGGGAGCCGCTGAACTGCATGTACTGCACCAGGTAGGAGCGCTGGCCCTCGTAGGGCGTGATGATGCCGATCTGGTCCGGCTTGGCGCCCGCCTTCAGCAGCTTCGTGGTGATCTTCTCCACGTTGGCAGCCTCCGTCCTAAAAGAGTCAGGCTTTCACTTCCCAGGCTCCATCTCTGGGCTCCTGagacccgccccccccccccccccccccccgcccaaccCCGGACTAGAGGCTGTGGAAGGCTCAGGGGCAGCCTCGCCTCCAGTACAACCCTATGGAGGCCCTGCTTGGCACACCCGTGGCCGGGCAGCCCAccatttaccagctgagtcaggAGGGACAGAAAAGACTCACACGGGGGCTCCTAAAGGATCTGCTCAACAGGAAATATACACTGAAAAGATGAGGCTGGACCTATGCTGCTGGTTTGAGAGTGTGAACAGAATGAGCGCAAGGGAAACAAGGACAAGGTTCACCACCACATTAAACGAGACCACAGGCGCACACTCACTGGGAGAGCTGTCACTGAAGCCAGCAGGCACCACAGACAAGTCTCTGCTTACCTGTTCAGGTAGGAGGTGCCTGAGCTGGCAATCTCCTCTTGGCCCTGGGTCACATAGAAGAACATTGGTTTATCCGGTTGGGGCCACTGAAAGTCAAACCCCTTCTTTACACGATCCGCTGGCATcgtggagaagaaaaaagaaaacatcctgTTAGAGAAGCAAAGTGCGGCCGGTCTGGGTGCGCTGAGGTGGAGAGCAGAGTGGAGGCCACTCCATCCTGTGCAGAGGCACACGGCAGAGCAGGAAACGGCAGGCTCCAGCGACTGACCCAGGTCTGTGGGTCCCAGGGGAGGCCATCAGCGGGGGTCCTCTGAGCGAAACTCCCAGTAACACTTAGCACTATACCTGGTACAAAGCTGGCTTACTTGCGGAACAGATCTCACTGTTGGTGTTTTCTGCGGCCTATGTCTGCCCCAGGGTAGAGAAGATATTCTATCTCCTTTCAGAAGGTTTATGATGTACCTTAAGGGACTCACATGCACCCACACCTGGCTTTTAACAATGACACTGTTGACGCCCAACGTCTTGTCCCAAACCAGGGCCTGTGGACAGGCGGGTCTGCCTCTGGACTCTCCCAGGCCCTGCGTGCAGCGTCTCTGGGACTGCAGCTGGACAGTAGCTCGTGACATCGAGTATGAGCTGCCACCATCCTCAAGCTCTTTCATGCTCATCTTAAGTGCTCAGTCCTCTGCAAGTCCTTACAATGCTGAAAATCAGTCTGTCCAATCAGACAGTCCACCCATTCTTTTGGGAATTTCTGACTGGAGTTATACCTAATCAGATTAATGTAAGAAAACTGGAATTTTTGCACCAAAATAGACTACCACAGATGAAGGAAGGGCCTGAGCTGTGAGGACACACGGTATGATCCCTTTTATGTCAAGCTGATAATGAGGCAAAGACTCAATGTTTCAAGTGAGGGCAGCGGCTAGAGCAAGCTCGGCGCTGGCAAACGTTTAACCACCTGCCAGGGACAAGGCAAGGGCTGGCCAGTGCCGGCTAATTTCCAGGCTGTAGATACGCCCACACCACTGATGTCGGCCACCCCAGGGCAGGGCGCCAGCACCATCCCAGACAGGGCTCACTGCCGGGCTGCAGGGCGCTGGGGAGGCGGCGTGCAGGTGCAGATGCTGGTAACAGACGTGGTCCCCTAATGAAAACTCACTAAGCCTGGCACTTCTTTACACTCctcagagttttttaaaaagttacttcgGGGGTGCCATGTCCCAGACACTGACGGTCCAGCAGTGAAGCATCGCCAGCAACCTCTATCCTGTGGAGCCGACGCCATGGAGAAGGTGGAGCGAGGCCAGCGGGAGTCTGTGCCAGAGCTGGTGGTGGCTTTCCCAACAAGCGCCGACTGCGCCCCAACTAGCTCCTCGTGACCTGGCCTTTCCTAGTCCTGCCACCCACCAGACCAACAGCACCCCGAGGGTCGGGACTGTACTGCACAGCAGCCGTATGCCGCGGACAGGCACTCACACGTCCCACCTCAGTCTCCTTATCCACAAAGTGGGCTAAACAAAGCCGGCGTGATGGGCTGCTGGCATTAACAAGACTCTAAACCAGCAGTTCTCAAACGAATGGTGCACTCAGCATCTCTTTACACTCTGAAAGAGGAGCAGTCCAAACAGCTATTATTTCTGTGCATTACAACTACcgatatttattgtattttaaaaccccaaaattttaaataattaaaggtTCATTTAAAGATGACtatattaacttaaaaatatttttatggaaaataatatttcactaaaatatatatttagtgaaTTTTACCAACTCACTTCACTCTCCAGCTTATCGACTCCTGCTGCCAGTCTCCTGGGAGCCCTCACAGCATGTGATGGACAGGCCTCACAGATGCACGTGGTTGGAAAAGGGAAGCATGTTTGTTTTGAAGTATCTATTTGGCCGTGCTAGTTCTTGGCCGCAACATTTGAGGCCTCTCGTTGCGGCACAGAACTCTCACTCGCACTGtgtgggacctcagttccctgaccaagggctGGCCCCGGGCCCCTgcacagtctcagccactgggccaccagtggAGTCCCAGGAAGCATCTTTAAGACCTTTCCCGCTGCCGTGGGATTATCTCAGTTCTACCTGGAAACCGGATGGGAGGCTGCCCTGTGGTCCAGGGACCATGGCCTTTCTGCGCTGCCCTGACTTGCGTGGCCTCTGACCCCCAGTGACGTGGAAGCACCTTTGCTACCTGTTGGAATGGGAAGTGCTGCTCACCCTGTCAGGCAGGGCTTCCAAAGGCTGATACCCCTGACAAGTGTCACCACCACGATCTCATCGTAAAGTTTACTCAGCACCTGGAAAACACGGTAAGCTTACACTAGGGGACATGTGTTTTCCAAAACTCTCATTTTGATGTGAAGTCTCATATTTTATCACTGGTGATGAATACTGTGAGTTGTTTTCCTCGAAGCCAcaggccaggtttgatccctttgaAGAAAACGCCTGCTAACTGTCCAGTCTGTGTAACTAGCATGTGAGTCCTTCCTTCAAGCACCTCACACACCTGCCAAGCATCTCGGGAGACGATCCTCTCCCACACAGGATCCCTAGGACGCGCCTCAGGAACCAGTAAACAGAGTACTCCTCACTTTGAACTCAGGCCAGGGCCTGAGTGTGTGTGGCCACAGGTGTGTGGTATGGCGATACACAGCAGCCTGGGCGCACCACAGGCATCAGCACAGCCTGAAGGCGCCCAACACCCCAGGGCCACCGCGGAAGACGTCTGCTCTCGGGCGTGCACAGGCCTTGAGAACCACCGACAGAGGAAGGAGTGGGGCAGGCGCTTGTCTCTGCTACCTCCTCTTCTGTGTGTGATGCACCAATGGAGGGAATCCTCGCGGCTGACTCTGCGAATCTTACCGAGATGaggaccccccacccccggcccacgCCGCAAGAATGGCCTGCACTCTAGAGCACGCATTGCCCCACTGGGCCTCTCGGAGGGGCCCCTACACACGCAGTCACCACGTAAGGCCACTTGAGAAGGAAGCGAGACCAGGCACTGTCCCCAGACACCGGCACTGGGCCAAGCTTACCTGCGGTAACGCCGTTCTGGAGAGAGCCCTCGTAGAAGATGTTGGATGGGAAGGCGCTGAGCGCGGGGTGCATCCGGTACTGGACCTGGAGGCGGATGGGGCGGATGCCCAGCACCACCAGGCGCTCAAAGAGCGACTGCGACAGCCCGGCCTTGGCCGCCTTCTTGCACATCACCACAGGGCCCAGCTGGCAGTGGTCACCCACGAGGATCAGCTGTGATAAGAGGCccacatcacagttcaaacaTGGATAGCCCACATATCTATTCAGGGACTAAGAGGACTGGGGTCCATACAACCACCCAACTACACTAACTCAAGTGGCAAGACACTGACCTGGAGTGGGAAAGCTGCCCACCGTACATGTGGAACATGCTCTGAACCTTCACGAAGGCACTCTGTGCCACGCCCACCCTTGACAGACCCCTCAAAGGCCTGCTATGCACCCCTCTGTGCTCTGCCAGGGCAGGAACACAAGAGCCTAGGACACTAACGCAAACCTCCACACTAAGTGCCGCACAGAACGAGAGGGACGCACTCAAGCGCCAAGTCAGGCCGTGGCGGACGCGCTGGGGCCCACCTGCTTGGCTCCAAGGACCACAGGCACCATGCACTCTGGCTCGGTGGCCTGCGTGCTTTCGTCGATTAAAATGGAACGGAACTGCATCTTGGCGAGCCTCGGGTCTCCTGCGCCCACACACGTGCAGCAGATGACATCTGCGTTCTGGGGAAGAGAGTGCGCCAGGTCTCAGGGCACCTGCAGGTTCAGGCTCCCAGAGCCCAAAGGGCAGGCAGGACGGGACGCAGACGCCGCTCTGGTCCACACCCTTCCCGACAGCATCTACAGTCCAGGCTGTGGTGACCCTAAGCGCTTGCGAGTCACGCCTAAAAAGGACTTGGTGCCTTGAGACAGCCTCTGAGGGGCAGTGCTGAGCCAGGGGAACCGTGGTCTCAGTCGGTTGTCACCTAGCGCGGGAGACGGTGCTCTGAACCTGCCCGAGGCTCCAGGCACAGACCAGGCTCCCAGAGTCCAGCAACAGGCAGGCTGGCAGGGAATGCAATCTACCTCAAACACTTGTGCTTTTCAGACAATAAGAtgtctctgtgtgacctcagaggAAGCACACGGAGGACAGCATCAGAGTTCTCCCCTCAAATGGAAAAGAACCCACTAATGGCGCTTCACATGGACTTAATGTATCCAAACAGGTCCGTTGGCCCAAGTGAACAAGTGAAACTCAAAGCgctgctcagccatgtcccactctttccaatcccacggactgtggcccgccaggctcctctgtccacgggatttctcagccaagaatactggagtgggttgccattcttttctccaggggaatcttcccaa contains:
- the UPF1 gene encoding regulator of nonsense transcripts 1 isoform X2 codes for the protein MDRERHIVNHLVRAKCKEVTLHKDGPLGETVLECYNCGCRNVFLLGFIPAKADSVVVLLCRQPCASQSSLKDINWDSSQWQPLIQDRCFLSWLVKIPSEQEQLRARQITAQQINKLEELWKENPSATLEDLEKPGVDEEPQHVLLRYEDAYQYQNIFGPLVKLEADYDKKLKESQTQDNITVRWDLGLNKKRIAYFTLPKTDSGNEDLVIIWLRDMRLMQGDEICLRYKGDLAPLWKGIGHVIKVPDNYGDEIAIELRSSVGAPVEVTHNFQVDFVWKSTSFDRMQSALKTFAVDETSVSGYIYHKLLGHEVEDVIIKCQLPKRFTAQGLPDLNHSQVYAVKTVLQRPLSLIQGPPGTGKTVTSATIVYHLARQGNGPVLVCAPSNIAVDQLTEKIHQTGLKVVRLCAKSREAIDSPVSFLALHNQIRNMDSMPELQKLQQLKDETGELSSADEKRYRALKRTAERELLMNADVICCTCVGAGDPRLAKMQFRSILIDESTQATEPECMVPVVLGAKQLILVGDHCQLGPVVMCKKAAKAGLSQSLFERLVVLGIRPIRLQVQYRMHPALSAFPSNIFYEGSLQNGVTAADRVKKGFDFQWPQPDKPMFFYVTQGQEEIASSGTSYLNRTEAANVEKITTKLLKAGAKPDQIGIITPYEGQRSYLVQYMQFSGSLHTKLYQEVEIASVDAFQGREKDFIILSCVRANEHQGIGFLNDPRRLNVALTRARYGVIIVGNPKALSKQPLWNHLLNYYKEQKVLVEGPLNNLRESLMQFSKPRKLVNTINPGARFMTTAMYDAREAIIPGSVYDRSSQGRPSNMYFQTHDQIGMISAGPSHVAAMNIPIPFNLVMPPMPPPGYFGQANGPAAGRGTPKGKTGRGGRQKNRFGLPGPSQTNLPNSQASQDVASQPFSQGALTQGYISMSQPSQMSQPGLSQPELSQDSYLGDEFKSQIDVALSQDSTYQGERAYQHGGVTGLSQY